The Labrys wisconsinensis genome has a segment encoding these proteins:
- a CDS encoding SDR family NAD(P)-dependent oxidoreductase, whose protein sequence is MSKPSNGRVALVTGASRGIGRALALGLAAEGFDLVVNDIARQSADLDAVAGEIRDLGRKAFPLLADVSRKDEVVRMAGEALAQAGQVDAVVNNAGILISKPVDDLEESEWDAVLDVNAKGTFLVIQALLPHMKARRYGRIVNIASIGGKHGAPNQAHYSASKAAVMGFTRVLAQEVGPFGITANCICPGIIVTEMGRTNLADQANVDRWVAITALRRLGQPEDVAGPVCFLASDASAFVTGQSLNVCGGINLS, encoded by the coding sequence ATGAGCAAACCATCGAACGGCCGCGTCGCCCTGGTCACCGGCGCCAGCCGCGGCATCGGCCGGGCCCTGGCGCTGGGCCTGGCGGCGGAGGGCTTCGACCTCGTCGTCAACGACATCGCCCGCCAGTCGGCGGACCTCGACGCGGTCGCCGGCGAGATCCGCGACCTCGGCCGCAAGGCCTTCCCCCTCCTCGCCGACGTCAGCCGCAAGGATGAGGTCGTGCGCATGGCCGGCGAGGCCCTCGCTCAGGCCGGCCAGGTCGACGCGGTCGTCAACAATGCCGGCATCCTCATTTCCAAACCGGTCGACGACCTCGAGGAGAGCGAGTGGGACGCCGTGCTCGACGTCAACGCCAAGGGCACCTTCCTGGTGATCCAGGCGCTGCTGCCGCACATGAAGGCCCGCCGCTACGGCCGCATCGTCAACATCGCCTCGATCGGCGGCAAGCACGGCGCCCCCAACCAGGCGCACTACTCCGCCTCCAAGGCCGCGGTGATGGGCTTCACCCGCGTGCTGGCGCAGGAGGTCGGCCCGTTCGGCATCACCGCCAACTGCATCTGCCCCGGCATCATCGTCACCGAGATGGGCCGCACCAACCTCGCCGACCAGGCCAATGTCGACCGCTGGGTGGCGATCACCGCCCTGCGCCGGCTCGGCCAGCCCGAGGACGTCGCCGGCCCCGTCTGCTTCCTCGCCTCTGACGCCTCCGCCTTCGTCACCGGCCAGAGCCTGAACGTCTGCGGCGGCATCAATCTGAGCTGA
- a CDS encoding DUF3800 domain-containing protein codes for MLKGYLDDSGSNGDAQLVCVSGFVAHESVWSKFESVWTHFLSDFEIKRFHAAEFWARKGRPYARWDDEKHESAIKRVSSILRNSGLFGIGTGVTIDAFNEWRDSLSYYIDPDPYFFCLNRSLKFLIRGIRINPDEGVAVYIDQDKGRERLGQELARWHEAKLRSRGHLIDLNRDRSVSTHYASSFNYPPLQVADILSNSFFKQSFEFLRTGKAIVPPFIQALLDGQNPVGTILFYDREMLDIEERSRLGNE; via the coding sequence GTGCTCAAGGGCTATCTGGACGATAGTGGTTCAAATGGTGACGCTCAGTTAGTCTGCGTGTCAGGCTTCGTAGCGCATGAGAGCGTATGGTCTAAATTTGAATCAGTGTGGACGCATTTTCTGTCAGATTTTGAGATTAAACGCTTTCACGCGGCTGAGTTCTGGGCGCGAAAAGGGCGCCCATATGCAAGGTGGGATGACGAAAAGCATGAGAGCGCAATAAAGCGCGTCTCTAGTATTTTACGGAACTCTGGCCTGTTCGGCATTGGCACGGGCGTGACGATCGATGCCTTCAATGAATGGCGCGATTCGCTTTCCTACTATATTGATCCTGATCCCTATTTTTTCTGTCTGAATCGGTCGCTAAAGTTTCTAATTCGTGGAATTCGCATCAATCCTGATGAGGGGGTCGCAGTCTATATCGATCAAGACAAAGGGCGTGAGCGGTTGGGCCAAGAATTGGCTAGATGGCATGAGGCAAAACTGCGGAGTCGGGGGCATCTGATCGATTTGAATCGCGATAGGTCGGTAAGCACTCATTATGCGTCAAGCTTCAACTACCCTCCTTTGCAGGTTGCCGATATCCTGTCCAACAGTTTCTTCAAGCAATCGTTTGAATTTCTGCGCACTGGAAAGGCGATTGTTCCACCATTCATTCAGGCGCTCTTGGATGGGCAGAATCCAGTTGGAACGATTCTGTTCTATGATCGCGAAATGCTCGACATTGAGGAGCGTTCTCGTTTGGGAAATGAGTGA
- a CDS encoding TIM barrel protein → MTPSPISAVGFNAGSADGELASLEARLRHLADVGADVAEIAVTSLDIIAGGRVIPGRAARLAALTKAFPLRYTVHGLVSSNFMDPETVGPQLAAAKALLEICDRIGAGILVQHSGALRADQGAIRATAGRLEDDTLLALAEAARPYDVRIALENIYTTESGQYRRTPSEVAAAVKRLDHPNLVALIDFSHAYIESTYRSLDFRAELRAMAPVTGHLHVHDSFGQPAGRTPFFVRQEATALGLGDLHMPLGWGDIPWAEIFAELTFLPGTVLLMEIDHRYDAEHADCLAQARRLAAAVNGRALAA, encoded by the coding sequence ATGACCCCCTCCCCGATCAGTGCCGTCGGCTTCAACGCCGGCTCCGCCGACGGCGAGCTCGCCAGCCTGGAGGCGCGCCTGCGCCATCTCGCCGATGTCGGCGCCGACGTGGCGGAGATCGCGGTCACATCGCTCGACATCATCGCCGGCGGGCGTGTCATCCCCGGCCGCGCCGCGCGCCTCGCCGCCCTGACCAAGGCGTTCCCGCTACGCTACACCGTGCACGGCCTGGTCTCCTCCAACTTCATGGATCCGGAGACGGTCGGGCCCCAGCTCGCCGCGGCCAAGGCGCTGCTCGAGATCTGCGACCGCATCGGCGCCGGCATCCTGGTTCAGCACAGCGGCGCCCTGCGCGCCGACCAGGGCGCCATCCGCGCGACGGCGGGCCGGCTGGAGGACGACACGCTGCTCGCGCTCGCCGAGGCCGCCCGCCCCTACGACGTGCGCATCGCCCTGGAGAACATCTACACTACCGAGTCCGGCCAGTATCGCCGCACGCCGAGCGAGGTCGCCGCCGCCGTGAAGCGGCTGGACCATCCCAACCTGGTCGCCCTGATCGACTTCAGCCACGCCTATATCGAATCCACCTATCGCAGCCTCGATTTCCGCGCCGAGCTCCGGGCCATGGCGCCGGTCACCGGCCATCTCCACGTGCACGATTCCTTCGGCCAGCCCGCCGGCCGCACGCCGTTCTTCGTCCGCCAGGAGGCGACCGCCCTCGGCCTCGGCGACCTGCACATGCCGCTCGGCTGGGGCGACATCCCCTGGGCCGAGATCTTCGCCGAGCTGACCTTCCTGCCCGGCACGGTGCTGCTGATGGAGATCGACCACCGCTACGACGCCGAGCACGCCGACTGCCTGGCGCAGGCCCGCCGGCTCGCCGCCGCCGTCAATGGCCGGGCGCTCGCCGCCTGA
- a CDS encoding DoxX family protein, producing MPSETRFVPALGRVLIAVIFLLSGFGKLTAPGATMGYIASAGLPLPVVGLIIAIVVELGGGILLVLGYQTRLVALILALFSVAAALSFHNNFADQGQMINFLKNLAMAGGLLQIVAFGAGSLSLDARRGGAGA from the coding sequence ATGCCCAGCGAAACTCGCTTCGTTCCCGCCCTCGGCCGCGTGCTGATCGCGGTGATCTTCCTGCTCAGCGGCTTCGGCAAGCTCACCGCGCCGGGCGCGACGATGGGCTACATCGCCTCGGCCGGCCTGCCGCTCCCGGTCGTCGGCCTGATCATCGCCATCGTCGTCGAGCTCGGCGGCGGCATCCTGCTCGTCCTCGGCTACCAGACGCGCCTGGTCGCGCTGATCCTTGCGCTGTTCTCCGTCGCCGCGGCGCTGAGCTTCCACAACAATTTCGCCGACCAGGGCCAGATGATCAATTTCCTCAAGAACCTGGCCATGGCCGGCGGCCTGCTGCAGATCGTCGCCTTCGGTGCCGGCAGCCTCAGCCTGGATGCCCGCCGCGGCGGCGCCGGGGCGTAG
- a CDS encoding ABC transporter ATP-binding protein, with protein sequence MSRVELKGVTKRFGAFEALRGIDLAIEDGEFAVFVGPSGCGKSTLLRLVCGLDVPSDGVIRFDGRDMRGIAPAGRKLAMVFQSYALYPHMTVAANMGFALRMAGVPKAERAVRVARAAETLQITRLLERRPKELSGGQRQRVAIGRAIVREPSLFLFDEPLSNLDAELRVEMRFELAELHRRLGTTMVYVTHDQVEAMTLANRIVVLRDGQVEQIGTPAELYERPVNRFVASFIGSPRMNFLAGRIVALQSGATEVAVTGLEPATLTLPVAAPGAAVGDAVEVGIRPDDLRLDGAGAARLAMRVEFSEYVGGAVHLHAPGHPAGRLTVRHPGACPAEASLSLGIDPGRCHVFAADGRRLW encoded by the coding sequence ATGTCGCGAGTTGAGCTCAAGGGCGTCACCAAACGCTTCGGGGCGTTCGAGGCGCTGCGCGGCATCGACCTCGCCATCGAGGACGGCGAGTTCGCGGTGTTCGTCGGCCCGTCCGGCTGCGGGAAGTCGACGCTGCTGCGGCTGGTCTGCGGCCTCGACGTGCCGAGCGACGGCGTGATCCGCTTCGACGGGCGCGACATGCGCGGCATTGCGCCGGCCGGCCGCAAGCTCGCCATGGTGTTCCAGTCCTACGCGCTCTACCCGCACATGACGGTGGCCGCCAACATGGGCTTCGCGCTGCGGATGGCGGGCGTGCCCAAGGCCGAGCGCGCGGTCCGCGTCGCCCGCGCCGCCGAGACGCTGCAGATCACCCGCCTGCTCGAACGCCGTCCGAAGGAGCTGTCCGGCGGCCAGCGCCAGCGGGTGGCGATCGGCCGCGCCATCGTGCGAGAGCCCTCGCTGTTCCTGTTCGACGAGCCGCTCTCCAATCTCGATGCGGAGCTCAGGGTCGAGATGCGCTTCGAGCTCGCCGAGCTGCATCGCCGGCTCGGCACCACCATGGTCTATGTCACGCACGACCAGGTGGAGGCGATGACGCTGGCGAACCGGATCGTGGTGCTGCGCGACGGGCAGGTCGAGCAGATCGGCACGCCGGCCGAGCTCTACGAGCGGCCGGTCAACCGCTTCGTCGCCAGCTTCATCGGCTCGCCCCGCATGAACTTCCTCGCCGGCCGGATCGTGGCCCTGCAGTCCGGCGCGACCGAGGTAGCGGTGACCGGCCTCGAGCCGGCCACCCTGACGCTGCCGGTCGCCGCGCCCGGCGCCGCGGTCGGGGACGCCGTCGAGGTCGGCATCCGGCCGGACGACCTGCGCCTCGACGGCGCCGGCGCGGCGCGCCTCGCCATGCGGGTCGAGTTCAGCGAATATGTCGGCGGGGCGGTGCACCTGCACGCGCCCGGCCACCCCGCCGGCCGGCTCACCGTCCGCCATCCCGGCGCATGCCCGGCGGAGGCCAGCCTTTCCCTCGGCATCGACCCGGGTCGATGCCATGTCTTCGCCGCGGACGGGCGCCGGCTGTGGTGA
- a CDS encoding sialidase family protein — MAATAKADVVERRVLHREFHAYCAHPHLVVAADGTFLLVFNRVPRRDLILHPPQDPDYRNVLMRSSDQGRTWSAPAVVPDYGWSGVECAGLTALRRGRVLLNQWKFEWLPLPLAEALGRADLVWPDRLRAGLTASPELDALVPIELKEAAARDFPWARGGGRTVIHMSDDGGRSFYASTRIDTAPFSGGYGMRGAVELPNGDILLPLSDVPHYKRVFTVRSRDGGLSWSAASLVAAGSEHEFEEPASLVLRSGRILMMLRDNAARIMSTVYSDDGGVSWSRPQPTGIAAYPAHLLTLANGSLACIAGRRSPPFGIVMHLSDDGGATWDAAPVALVADLPTKDLGYPTAALRPNGDLFVVYYAQDRDGVTGIHSLTVRRP, encoded by the coding sequence ATGGCAGCGACGGCGAAGGCTGATGTGGTGGAGCGGCGCGTGCTCCACCGCGAGTTCCATGCCTATTGCGCCCACCCGCACCTCGTGGTCGCGGCCGACGGCACGTTCCTGCTCGTGTTCAATCGCGTCCCGCGCCGCGACCTGATCCTGCATCCGCCGCAGGATCCCGACTATCGCAACGTGCTGATGCGCTCCTCGGACCAGGGCCGGACGTGGAGCGCGCCGGCGGTCGTGCCGGACTATGGCTGGAGCGGCGTCGAATGCGCCGGCCTGACGGCGCTGCGCCGCGGCCGCGTCCTGCTCAACCAGTGGAAGTTCGAATGGCTGCCGCTGCCGCTCGCCGAGGCCCTCGGCCGCGCCGACCTGGTCTGGCCGGACCGGCTGAGGGCGGGCCTCACGGCCTCGCCCGAGCTCGACGCGCTCGTGCCGATCGAGCTCAAGGAGGCCGCGGCCCGGGACTTCCCCTGGGCCCGCGGCGGCGGCAGGACCGTGATCCATATGTCCGACGACGGCGGGCGCAGCTTCTACGCCTCAACGCGCATCGACACGGCGCCGTTCAGCGGCGGCTACGGCATGCGCGGGGCGGTCGAGCTGCCGAACGGGGACATCCTGCTGCCGCTCTCGGACGTGCCGCACTACAAGAGGGTGTTCACCGTGCGCTCGCGCGACGGCGGCCTGAGCTGGTCCGCGGCGAGCCTGGTGGCGGCGGGCTCCGAGCACGAGTTCGAGGAGCCGGCGAGCCTGGTGCTGCGGTCCGGCCGCATCCTGATGATGCTGCGCGACAATGCCGCGCGGATCATGAGCACGGTCTATTCCGACGATGGCGGCGTCAGCTGGAGCCGACCGCAGCCGACCGGCATCGCGGCCTACCCCGCCCATCTCCTCACGCTGGCCAATGGAAGCCTCGCCTGCATCGCCGGCCGGCGCAGCCCGCCCTTCGGCATCGTCATGCATCTGTCGGACGATGGCGGCGCCACCTGGGACGCCGCGCCGGTCGCTCTCGTCGCCGACCTGCCGACCAAGGACCTCGGCTATCCCACGGCCGCGCTGCGGCCGAACGGCGATCTCTTCGTCGTCTACTACGCCCAGGACCGCGACGGCGTGACGGGCATCCACTCACTCACGGTGCGCCGACCATGA